The proteins below are encoded in one region of Peribacillus muralis:
- the ablA gene encoding lysine 2,3-aminomutase yields MLFDLYKPERDWKDIELWKDVTEEQWNNWLWQLTNTIRTVDDLKKVIDLTPDEEEGVRISTKTIPLNITPYYASLMNKDDPRCPIRMQSVPISEEMHKTKYDMEDPLHEDEDSPVPGLTHRYPDRVLFLVTNQCSMYCRYCTRRRFSGQIGMGVPKKQLDAAIGYIRDTPAVRDVLISGGDGLLINDTILEYILKNLREIPHVEIIRIGTRAPVVFPQRITENLCAILKKYHPVWLNTHFNTSIEITEESKKACEMLADAGVPVGNQAVILAGINDSVAIMKKLMHDLVKIRVRPYYIYQCDLSEGIGHFRAPISKGIEIIEGLRGHTSGYAVPTFVVDAPGGGGKITLQPNYILSQSPTKTVLRNFEGVITTYPEPEHYTPGLADDYFKGVYPDMEEKRSDIGLSGLMNDKQFNLVPEGLKRMNRRENYVTNPEHASLKNQREKRDLLKEKKFQAQQQKSKPKGDE; encoded by the coding sequence ATGTTATTTGACTTATATAAGCCAGAGCGTGATTGGAAAGATATCGAGCTATGGAAAGATGTAACCGAAGAACAATGGAATAATTGGCTGTGGCAGCTTACGAACACGATCCGCACAGTCGATGATTTGAAGAAAGTGATCGATCTAACTCCCGATGAAGAAGAGGGAGTTAGGATTTCCACTAAAACGATTCCGCTGAACATTACGCCTTACTATGCCTCGTTAATGAATAAAGATGATCCGCGATGTCCAATTAGGATGCAATCGGTTCCGATTTCGGAGGAGATGCATAAAACCAAATACGACATGGAAGATCCCTTACACGAAGACGAGGACTCTCCTGTTCCCGGTCTGACCCATAGATATCCTGATCGAGTCCTTTTCCTGGTGACGAATCAGTGCTCCATGTACTGCCGGTATTGTACGAGAAGACGTTTTTCAGGGCAAATCGGCATGGGTGTACCTAAAAAACAATTGGATGCGGCAATCGGCTATATACGCGACACACCAGCCGTACGGGATGTGCTTATATCCGGAGGGGATGGGCTGCTGATCAATGACACGATCCTGGAATATATCCTCAAAAACTTAAGGGAGATCCCTCATGTTGAAATAATCAGGATCGGAACCCGGGCACCTGTCGTCTTTCCTCAAAGGATCACGGAGAATTTATGTGCGATTTTAAAAAAATATCATCCGGTTTGGCTGAATACCCATTTCAACACTTCAATAGAAATTACCGAAGAGTCGAAAAAAGCGTGTGAGATGCTTGCCGATGCAGGTGTCCCTGTCGGCAATCAGGCCGTCATTTTGGCAGGCATAAATGACAGTGTCGCCATCATGAAGAAGCTGATGCATGACCTAGTCAAAATTCGTGTCCGTCCTTACTATATTTATCAATGCGACCTTTCGGAAGGAATCGGGCACTTCCGGGCACCCATATCAAAAGGGATTGAAATCATTGAAGGGCTCAGGGGACATACATCCGGGTACGCTGTACCTACATTCGTAGTCGATGCACCAGGAGGGGGAGGAAAAATCACGCTCCAGCCGAATTATATCCTCTCGCAGTCTCCAACTAAAACCGTTTTGCGCAATTTTGAGGGCGTAATAACCACCTATCCAGAACCCGAGCATTATACTCCTGGTTTGGCAGATGACTATTTCAAAGGAGTTTATCCGGATATGGAAGAAAAACGGTCAGATATTGGCTTATCCGGTTTAATGAACGACAAGCAATTCAATTTAGTGCCTGAAGGACTGAAACGGATGAACCGAAGGGAAAATTATGTGACTAATCCAGAGCACGCTTCATTGAAAAACCAGCGGGAAAAGCGGGATTTGTTAAAGGAGAAGAAATTCCAGGCCCAGCAACAAAAGAGCAAGCCAAAGGGGGATGAATAG
- the ablB gene encoding putative beta-lysine N-acetyltransferase: protein METGIIERKIQKQRSTIHLTIDHFNKRVRVEDYLGHFQECLEESLKVANEMAAEKIIFKTRKENMQELLSRGFLYEGSIDKFFLGSDCFFLVKYTRNERRNSDGWAREDRILNDVLALPLKSMLDAPPSAYQVRKAELSDSKQLAQLYGKIFEVYPTPMDDPAYVKKCIENGTVFYIYLHDGKLVSAASAEIDAFYHNAEITDCATLPEHRQYGLMKHLIARIEDYLISHEIYCIYSIARSLSFGMNAALHQYGYSYRGRLANNCYIFDKLEDMNLWVKNYT from the coding sequence ATGGAAACGGGAATCATTGAAAGAAAAATCCAAAAGCAACGAAGCACCATACATTTGACGATCGATCATTTTAATAAGCGGGTCAGGGTGGAGGATTATCTCGGTCATTTTCAAGAATGCCTCGAAGAGTCCTTAAAGGTGGCCAATGAGATGGCAGCCGAGAAGATCATCTTCAAAACACGCAAGGAAAATATGCAGGAATTGCTCTCACGGGGCTTCTTATATGAAGGCAGCATTGATAAGTTCTTTTTGGGGAGCGACTGCTTCTTCCTTGTTAAATATACCAGGAATGAACGGCGTAACAGTGACGGATGGGCTAGGGAAGATCGAATCCTCAACGATGTTTTGGCGCTGCCGCTCAAATCAATGCTGGATGCCCCCCCTTCCGCTTATCAAGTACGCAAAGCGGAGCTGTCAGATTCCAAGCAGCTGGCACAGTTGTATGGCAAAATCTTCGAGGTGTATCCCACTCCGATGGATGATCCGGCCTATGTAAAAAAATGCATCGAAAACGGAACGGTGTTTTATATCTACCTTCATGACGGGAAGCTTGTCAGTGCCGCTTCAGCTGAGATTGATGCTTTTTACCATAATGCAGAAATCACGGATTGTGCCACTTTGCCGGAACATCGGCAGTATGGTTTGATGAAGCATTTGATTGCAAGAATTGAAGACTACTTAATTTCACATGAAATTTACTGCATCTATTCCATTGCCAGGTCGCTCTCGTTCGGGATGAATGCGGCACTGCATCAGTATGGCTATTCATATCGTGGGCGTTTGGCCAATAATTGTTACATTTTCGATAAACTTGAAGACATGAATCTATGGGTGAAAAATTACACCTGA
- a CDS encoding recombinase family protein encodes MLSAIYLRLSRDEENRGVEEVLYSHRNALVKLAEKNNLHFEIYEEVSSGMDTERPQLNKLLENLPDYDYVLVMDIDRLTRDNIQAEQIKRIFILNDIKILTPSGEIDFNNESNDLLFSFSSLLANYEWKQIRKRMGRGRLAAAAQGKWVMSNKVPLGYNKNEEKKLVIREDEARIIKFIFEKTIKGYSSNRIARELDALKWRSRQGKVLTTSHISILRKNDVYYGCVSMKRRVNGKVVDEVFVENAHEGIVTKQEFFEAQRVVGEKNREFRQKGIATRKLHGLIYCNCCGRKRYIQKDGNGTEFLKTCSYKIDNNKCEDRGHKYLPIEEAVIKAVQNLRPQLEQSLERLKTRDTSTIEKTLMEQKTDLQNSLNRVNKRSKNLAIMRSDGEITKQEFEELRNEVNEQIQNIEQQIELINMQRENVLNTDQEQERLERILFTLNDFSDLENGEVNAFLKMIIKKINFSSNMSSSHDTKVDRVEPTISIEFHKKI; translated from the coding sequence ATGCTTTCAGCTATTTATCTACGACTATCGAGAGATGAAGAAAATCGAGGTGTCGAGGAAGTTCTATATTCTCACAGAAATGCTTTGGTTAAGTTGGCCGAAAAAAACAACTTACATTTTGAGATTTACGAAGAAGTCTCCTCGGGTATGGACACAGAAAGACCTCAGCTCAATAAACTGCTAGAAAATCTTCCTGACTATGATTACGTGCTAGTTATGGATATTGACAGGCTGACTCGTGACAATATTCAGGCAGAACAAATCAAAAGAATTTTCATATTAAATGACATCAAGATATTGACTCCATCTGGTGAGATTGACTTCAATAACGAGTCAAATGATTTATTATTTAGCTTTTCAAGTTTACTAGCAAATTATGAGTGGAAGCAAATTCGCAAACGTATGGGCAGAGGAAGACTGGCAGCGGCAGCACAAGGTAAATGGGTGATGAGCAATAAAGTTCCTCTTGGGTATAACAAGAACGAGGAAAAGAAGCTTGTAATCAGAGAAGATGAAGCACGTATCATCAAATTTATTTTTGAGAAAACCATAAAAGGATATTCTTCCAATCGCATAGCAAGAGAATTAGATGCTTTAAAGTGGAGAAGTCGACAAGGAAAAGTTTTAACTACTTCTCATATTTCAATACTTAGAAAGAACGATGTTTATTATGGCTGCGTATCCATGAAGAGGCGAGTTAATGGAAAAGTTGTTGATGAAGTATTTGTTGAAAATGCTCATGAAGGAATCGTAACGAAGCAAGAGTTTTTTGAAGCTCAAAGGGTGGTTGGAGAAAAAAATCGTGAGTTCAGACAAAAAGGTATTGCTACAAGAAAACTTCATGGTCTTATTTACTGTAACTGTTGTGGAAGAAAAAGGTACATTCAAAAAGATGGAAATGGAACTGAATTCCTAAAGACTTGCTCTTATAAAATCGACAACAACAAATGTGAAGATCGAGGTCATAAATATCTTCCGATTGAAGAAGCTGTTATAAAGGCTGTTCAAAATTTAAGACCTCAGCTTGAGCAATCATTAGAACGACTAAAGACAAGAGACACCTCAACTATTGAGAAGACGCTGATGGAACAAAAAACAGACTTGCAAAACTCTTTAAATCGTGTCAATAAGAGAAGTAAAAACCTTGCAATAATGCGTTCTGACGGAGAAATTACAAAACAGGAATTTGAAGAATTAAGAAATGAAGTTAATGAACAAATTCAGAATATCGAACAACAAATTGAATTAATTAATATGCAACGTGAGAACGTATTAAATACTGATCAAGAGCAAGAAAGATTGGAAAGAATCTTATTTACTCTCAACGATTTTAGCGATTTAGAAAATGGTGAAGTTAATGCCTTCTTAAAAATGATTATTAAAAAGATTAATTTTAGCAGTAACATGAGCAGTAGCCATGACACAAAAGTAGATCGAGTTGAACCAACAATTTCTATAGAGTTTCATAAAAAAATTTAA
- a CDS encoding peptidase: MDMYEDKIRTWLDDSRTKAIQLLQKLVQEPSKRGQEGSAQAIVVEKCRQLGLEIDLWEIGDEHLRNHPHFYCDRKDFKGNPNLVAIKRGTGTGKSIILNGHIDVVPEGDHSAWQDDPYSGRLIDGKVFGRGTTDMKGGNVSLLLAIEAIVESGIQLKGDVIFQSVIEEESGGAGTLAAVIRGYKADGAIIPEPTNMKLFPLQQGSMWFRLIVTGKSAHGGTRYEGVSAIEKAMLVMKEIKQLEQERNEPLRHSLYKNVPIPIPINIGSMQSGNWPSSVPDTAVLEGRFGIAPTETMEQAQNSLIQLIESMNERDEWFKEKPMKLEWFGARWLPGSLETDHPLMKTIGTNYELVKGKEPVVEASPWATDGGYLSTVGSTPVVVFGPGETKMAHDANEYIEVDRMMEAAKIIALTIIDWCEAEQL; encoded by the coding sequence ATGGATATGTATGAGGATAAAATAAGAACATGGCTGGATGATTCACGGACAAAGGCGATTCAATTGTTGCAAAAGCTGGTCCAGGAACCGAGCAAGAGAGGACAGGAAGGAAGCGCTCAAGCCATAGTAGTCGAGAAGTGCAGACAACTCGGACTTGAAATAGATTTGTGGGAAATCGGGGATGAGCATTTGCGGAATCATCCTCATTTTTATTGTGATCGCAAGGATTTTAAAGGAAATCCGAATCTTGTCGCGATAAAAAGGGGAACCGGCACAGGGAAGTCCATTATTTTGAACGGTCACATTGATGTCGTTCCTGAAGGTGATCATTCAGCATGGCAGGACGATCCGTATAGTGGCAGATTAATAGACGGAAAAGTATTCGGAAGGGGAACGACCGATATGAAAGGCGGCAATGTTTCCTTGTTGCTGGCGATTGAAGCGATCGTCGAGTCAGGTATCCAATTGAAGGGAGACGTGATTTTTCAAAGTGTGATTGAAGAGGAAAGCGGCGGTGCCGGAACACTAGCCGCGGTCATACGCGGATATAAAGCGGATGGGGCAATCATCCCGGAACCTACCAATATGAAACTATTTCCCCTACAGCAGGGATCGATGTGGTTTCGGCTGATAGTAACTGGTAAGTCTGCGCATGGAGGCACAAGGTATGAAGGAGTTAGCGCCATCGAAAAAGCCATGTTGGTCATGAAAGAAATCAAGCAACTTGAACAAGAACGGAACGAGCCACTCCGTCATTCACTTTATAAAAATGTCCCCATTCCGATTCCTATTAACATAGGAAGCATGCAAAGCGGCAACTGGCCTTCTTCCGTGCCCGATACAGCCGTTCTTGAAGGTCGATTTGGCATTGCTCCTACCGAAACCATGGAGCAGGCGCAGAATTCGCTAATACAGTTGATCGAATCCATGAATGAACGTGACGAATGGTTCAAGGAAAAGCCGATGAAATTGGAATGGTTTGGCGCCAGGTGGCTGCCTGGCAGTCTCGAAACGGACCATCCGCTAATGAAAACGATTGGAACGAATTATGAATTGGTGAAGGGGAAAGAACCGGTCGTCGAAGCATCTCCATGGGCGACGGATGGAGGCTATCTGTCAACGGTGGGATCGACTCCCGTCGTCGTATTTGGACCGGGAGAAACGAAGATGGCCCATGACGCCAACGAATATATAGAAGTGGACAGAATGATGGAGGCTGCGAAAATCATCGCCTTGACCATTATTGATTGGTGTGAGGCCGAGCAGCTCTAA
- a CDS encoding IS3 family transposase (programmed frameshift): MAKKGQTFQTYTEELKREVVRLKVEEGWSYRQIRDRFGIKSDAQIASWVKKVQNNESFEDQRGVWNRKNFSSVEEENAYLKAQVNYFKKAQSKSAWKGMVLKAERFQIIDGLRKTYPLAWLLKIAEVSRAGYYKWRKTQSARSLRLEKNLWIKEHILAIHKLHPYYGYKRMTRALSREGIVVNHKRVRRLMRDLGVQSVIRKKRPFYGRRGSVVFHNVLNREFHAEMRFHKLVTDITYVRIGDTFAYLSAVLDLYNNEIVAWEVSTRNDLELVHNTLNQLRGKPFSKGALLHSDQGFQYTTKAYENQVKELGIRGSHSRRGNCHDNACIESFFSHLKTEKLYLLCPKTADQAYLAIQEYIEFYNTARFQEKFNGLSPIEYREKAAA, encoded by the exons ATGGCAAAAAAGGGGCAAACGTTTCAAACATATACAGAAGAATTAAAGAGAGAAGTGGTTCGTCTGAAGGTGGAGGAAGGCTGGTCATATCGTCAGATTCGTGACCGTTTTGGTATTAAAAGTGATGCACAGATAGCGAGTTGGGTAAAGAAAGTGCAGAATAATGAGTCTTTTGAAGATCAACGTGGTGTATGGAACCGTAAGAATTTTTCTAGTGTAGAAGAGGAAAATGCCTATCTTAAAGCACAGGTGAATTATT TTAAAAAAGCGCAATCCAAATCTGCATGGAAAGGAATGGTCCTGAAAGCCGAAAGGTTTCAAATAATCGATGGTTTGAGGAAAACGTACCCACTTGCGTGGCTATTAAAAATCGCTGAAGTTTCAAGGGCTGGATACTACAAATGGAGGAAGACACAGTCTGCTCGTTCTCTGCGACTTGAGAAAAATCTATGGATCAAAGAACATATTTTAGCCATCCATAAGCTACACCCCTACTACGGATATAAACGGATGACTCGAGCTTTGTCCAGAGAAGGAATCGTTGTAAACCATAAACGTGTTCGTCGATTGATGAGAGACCTGGGTGTTCAATCTGTCATTCGGAAGAAACGTCCTTTCTACGGTCGAAGAGGGTCCGTTGTATTTCATAATGTCTTAAATCGTGAATTCCACGCAGAGATGAGGTTTCATAAGTTAGTAACAGATATAACCTATGTACGGATTGGAGACACGTTTGCCTACCTTTCCGCCGTTTTAGATTTGTATAATAATGAAATTGTTGCATGGGAAGTTTCTACACGAAACGACCTTGAATTGGTTCATAATACGCTAAATCAGCTAAGGGGCAAGCCATTTAGCAAGGGGGCTCTCCTGCACTCAGATCAAGGATTCCAATATACGACGAAAGCATATGAAAATCAGGTGAAGGAACTCGGCATTCGAGGAAGCCACTCTCGTCGTGGCAATTGTCACGACAACGCGTGTATAGAAAGCTTCTTCTCACATTTAAAAACAGAAAAGTTATATTTACTATGTCCAAAAACAGCAGACCAGGCTTATCTAGCTATTCAAGAGTATATAGAGTTTTACAATACGGCACGCTTTCAAGAGAAATTCAACGGCCTTTCCCCAATTGAATATCGAGAAAAGGCCGCAGCTTAA
- a CDS encoding 3-oxoacid CoA-transferase subunit B: MGLGTKDRNRLAKRAAAEISNGMLVNLGIGIPSLVPNHLIHAQDVMFHAENGLVGMGSAPDKGKEDAHLCNAGGQPITIRNGASYCDSTLAFGMIRRGLVDITILGALQVSEAGDLANWIVPGSRIPGMGGAMELAAKAKKVIVLMEHTDKAGMSKIVEACTLPLTAKKCVHMIITELGVFSVTREGLLLTDIFAAASIGEIRNKTGASFTVSENIHILQE, from the coding sequence GTGGGCTTGGGAACCAAAGATAGAAATAGATTAGCGAAACGGGCAGCAGCTGAAATAAGCAATGGGATGCTGGTCAACTTAGGGATAGGCATTCCATCGCTTGTCCCTAATCATCTCATCCATGCTCAAGATGTGATGTTTCATGCAGAAAATGGACTAGTGGGAATGGGCAGTGCCCCTGACAAAGGAAAGGAAGATGCTCATCTTTGCAATGCAGGCGGACAGCCGATCACCATCAGGAACGGGGCGTCCTACTGTGATAGTACGCTTGCGTTCGGCATGATACGGCGCGGCTTGGTGGATATCACGATTCTTGGGGCACTCCAAGTCAGTGAAGCCGGGGATCTTGCCAATTGGATCGTCCCGGGTAGTCGAATACCGGGCATGGGCGGCGCCATGGAATTGGCGGCCAAGGCAAAGAAGGTCATCGTCTTGATGGAGCATACGGACAAAGCGGGGATGTCTAAAATAGTCGAAGCATGTACGTTACCGTTAACGGCGAAAAAATGCGTACATATGATCATTACGGAACTTGGCGTATTTTCTGTAACGAGAGAAGGCCTCCTTTTAACCGATATATTTGCAGCCGCAAGCATTGGTGAAATCAGGAATAAGACCGGAGCCTCCTTTACCGTGTCTGAAAACATCCATATTTTACAAGAGTGA
- a CDS encoding YozE family protein produces the protein MRPFYLYLMKFRQPKEMDAITKFANHAYEDHGFPKQSTDYHEVSSYLELNADYLESMTVFDQAWDQYVQIEEGLLQGDQE, from the coding sequence ATGAGACCATTTTATTTATATTTAATGAAGTTTCGTCAACCGAAGGAAATGGACGCCATCACTAAATTTGCCAATCATGCATATGAGGATCACGGCTTTCCAAAACAGTCGACTGATTATCATGAAGTGAGCAGTTATTTGGAACTGAACGCAGACTATCTCGAGAGTATGACTGTATTTGATCAAGCGTGGGACCAATATGTCCAAATTGAAGAAGGACTCCTGCAGGGAGATCAGGAATAG
- a CDS encoding YokU family protein — MEKCPWCEKGKLTAINGTVYWELPDGTRAIEITETPSSHCAECDALFQSDEIVKEIEDQLFLIDSKQLEKQTKYSELMGMKRLLKRNYFDFS; from the coding sequence ATGGAGAAGTGTCCATGGTGCGAGAAGGGAAAACTGACGGCGATCAATGGGACCGTATACTGGGAATTGCCGGATGGCACGAGAGCGATAGAAATTACTGAAACTCCTTCCTCTCATTGTGCGGAATGCGATGCTCTTTTTCAAAGTGACGAAATTGTGAAGGAAATTGAAGATCAACTGTTCTTGATCGATTCGAAGCAGCTTGAAAAACAGACAAAGTACAGTGAGTTAATGGGTATGAAAAGGTTGTTGAAACGTAACTACTTTGACTTTTCTTAA
- a CDS encoding sigma-54 interaction domain-containing protein, producing MLPSESFNTREVLEAILDSIDEGIHVIDPKGQTIFYNGVAANHDGMKRREVLGKPLLEAFPSLNHKSSTLLRVIKSEKPIHNYNQSYVNAHGRIIETLNTTLPIKVDGVIVGAIEIAKDYSSIKQLSERLADLESSLKTSKNPEKKTEHGHLHSFAEILTSDPQFKSLISKGKKAARSSSSVLVYGESGVGKELFVQSIHRDSGRRKEPFIAQNCAALPGELLESLLFGTAKGSYTGALERKGLFELAHGGTLFLDELQSMPIDLQAKLLRVLEDGSIRRIGGTGSVQVDVRIMAAMNIDPNKAVSENKLRPDLFYRLNVLSYELPPLRERARDIELLTEHFVSLYNRKLGIDMKGVDEETRVFFQRYQWPGNVRELKHTIEFMMNHAEQEILILEDLPQLLRKRSSPPENILPLREAMLEMETKLITDALLHTNGNVFQASKLLQIPRQTLQYKIRKFI from the coding sequence ATGTTGCCAAGTGAATCATTTAATACACGCGAGGTACTTGAAGCAATATTGGATTCGATCGATGAAGGAATTCATGTGATAGATCCAAAAGGGCAGACCATTTTTTATAACGGGGTTGCAGCCAATCATGACGGTATGAAAAGAAGGGAAGTGCTCGGGAAACCATTGCTGGAAGCATTTCCATCATTAAATCATAAATCATCCACATTACTGCGGGTCATCAAATCCGAAAAACCTATTCACAACTATAACCAGTCCTATGTAAATGCACATGGGCGAATCATAGAGACGCTGAACACGACCCTCCCGATAAAGGTTGACGGGGTTATCGTAGGTGCAATTGAAATTGCCAAGGATTATTCAAGCATAAAGCAATTATCGGAGAGGTTAGCAGACCTGGAGAGCTCGCTCAAGACAAGTAAGAATCCTGAAAAGAAAACGGAGCACGGCCATTTGCATTCATTCGCGGAAATCTTAACGAGCGATCCGCAATTCAAAAGCTTGATATCAAAAGGGAAGAAGGCTGCCCGCTCTTCTTCATCTGTTTTGGTTTATGGGGAGAGCGGTGTAGGAAAAGAGCTTTTTGTCCAAAGCATCCATAGAGATTCCGGCCGCCGGAAAGAGCCGTTCATTGCCCAAAACTGTGCAGCATTACCAGGAGAGTTGCTGGAATCACTCCTGTTCGGAACGGCTAAAGGAAGCTACACCGGTGCTTTGGAGCGGAAAGGATTATTTGAATTGGCCCATGGCGGAACTTTGTTTCTGGATGAATTGCAGTCAATGCCGATTGACTTGCAGGCGAAGCTACTGCGCGTGCTCGAAGATGGATCCATCAGGAGGATAGGGGGCACTGGAAGCGTCCAGGTGGATGTCAGGATCATGGCAGCGATGAATATCGATCCCAATAAGGCCGTTTCGGAAAATAAACTTAGACCAGACTTATTTTATCGGTTGAATGTATTGAGTTACGAGCTGCCTCCGTTAAGGGAGCGAGCGAGAGATATCGAGCTTCTTACGGAGCATTTCGTATCCCTGTATAATAGGAAATTAGGAATCGACATGAAAGGAGTCGATGAGGAGACCAGGGTCTTTTTTCAGCGGTACCAATGGCCGGGGAATGTAAGGGAGCTGAAACATACAATAGAATTCATGATGAACCATGCCGAGCAGGAAATCTTGATTCTTGAAGATTTGCCACAGTTATTAAGGAAACGATCATCTCCACCTGAAAATATCCTTCCGCTTCGAGAAGCGATGCTTGAGATGGAAACAAAATTGATTACCGATGCACTGCTTCATACAAACGGAAATGTTTTTCAGGCATCGAAGCTATTGCAGATTCCGCGGCAGACGCTGCAATATAAAATCAGGAAATTTATTTGA
- a CDS encoding ATP-binding protein produces MIKSLQTRILLYSLLIASAPLLILGVISYESQRSLLEKEAYNALNAGSFNIVNETYSYLNERISDVKLMSTNSVIMDPHSTKEEKSVELKKFIEAKGNYYGMLFLDLKGNVTADTSNKMIGDNLSNRIWFKEAMEGHEFLSDVYKTRAYSEPIIALSAPVHDPAGNLIGVVSPAFRLEGLWEMMEKKANEVSDKYPVDFFMMNQEGIMISKKDPHGVIQNSALDEMGLTKGKLLEASSSDKLYSAENGEKIYSIQPIHTIAQTENKWFVVVGASKKQVFQPLNDLLTRYLTIYSIVFVSIILAVYLLTKSIVRPVQGLVEATEDFIDGKEFITSENSSFEEMEKLNVAFLRMMETIEDREREIIRTEKLKYVGQLAAGVAHEIRNPLTTIKGFFQLLKSQDHDKALIEKYSDVMLLEVERVNVFVSQLLDLAKPHQLEWEKLDLKDFLDEILDIYTSSIPSSHVEIINKVTKSVFVHTDRNRLRQVLLNVLNNSCEAIDSRGRIEIRQTAGSQSVMLTVIDDGNGISPDNLKNIGTPFYTTKPDGNGLGIATCIQIMEELKGKFLIESTYSLGTKVTLIIPTTNRLIN; encoded by the coding sequence ATGATTAAGAGCCTTCAAACCCGTATTTTGCTTTATTCCCTACTTATTGCAAGTGCTCCTCTCCTGATCTTGGGAGTCATCTCCTATGAATCACAACGTTCACTGCTTGAAAAAGAAGCGTACAATGCCTTGAATGCAGGCTCATTCAATATTGTCAATGAAACATATAGCTACTTGAACGAACGGATCAGTGATGTAAAGCTGATGAGTACAAATTCGGTAATCATGGACCCTCACTCTACAAAAGAAGAGAAGTCAGTTGAACTTAAGAAGTTCATCGAAGCAAAAGGGAATTATTACGGAATGTTATTTCTGGACTTAAAAGGAAATGTAACGGCAGATACCTCCAATAAAATGATTGGAGATAACCTCTCCAATAGAATATGGTTTAAAGAAGCCATGGAGGGGCATGAATTCCTTTCCGACGTCTATAAAACCCGTGCTTACTCGGAGCCGATCATTGCCTTAAGTGCACCGGTGCATGATCCTGCTGGGAATTTGATCGGTGTCGTGTCTCCGGCATTCCGATTGGAAGGGCTTTGGGAGATGATGGAGAAAAAGGCTAATGAAGTGAGCGATAAATACCCTGTGGATTTCTTCATGATGAACCAAGAAGGCATCATGATCTCCAAAAAGGATCCGCATGGTGTCATTCAAAATTCCGCCTTGGATGAAATGGGTTTAACCAAAGGAAAACTGTTGGAAGCTTCCTCATCGGATAAACTCTACAGTGCAGAGAATGGCGAGAAAATTTATTCCATTCAGCCTATCCATACGATAGCACAGACGGAGAATAAATGGTTTGTAGTGGTAGGGGCAAGTAAAAAACAAGTGTTCCAGCCATTGAATGACCTATTGACACGCTATTTAACGATTTATAGCATCGTGTTTGTATCGATCATCCTTGCAGTCTATCTTCTTACGAAATCGATTGTCAGGCCCGTCCAAGGCCTCGTCGAAGCAACAGAGGACTTTATAGATGGAAAGGAATTCATCACTTCCGAGAATAGTAGCTTTGAGGAAATGGAAAAATTGAACGTTGCTTTTCTGAGAATGATGGAGACGATTGAAGATCGCGAAAGGGAAATCATAAGGACTGAAAAGTTAAAGTATGTTGGCCAGCTTGCCGCAGGTGTTGCCCATGAAATCAGGAACCCCTTGACAACAATAAAGGGTTTTTTCCAACTGTTGAAGAGTCAGGATCATGACAAAGCGTTAATAGAAAAGTATAGTGACGTCATGCTTCTTGAAGTGGAACGGGTCAATGTATTTGTGAGCCAGCTATTGGATTTGGCAAAACCGCATCAATTGGAATGGGAGAAACTTGATCTGAAGGATTTCCTGGATGAAATACTGGATATCTATACTTCTTCAATTCCGAGTTCTCATGTAGAAATAATCAATAAAGTGACGAAGTCGGTCTTTGTTCATACCGATAGAAACCGGCTTCGACAGGTATTATTGAATGTGCTGAATAATTCTTGTGAAGCCATCGATTCTAGGGGACGTATTGAAATACGGCAAACCGCCGGATCACAGTCTGTTATGTTAACCGTGATTGATGATGGCAATGGAATCAGTCCCGATAATTTAAAAAATATCGGCACGCCTTTTTACACGACAAAGCCGGATGGAAACGGGCTGGGGATTGCGACGTGCATTCAGATCATGGAGGAATTGAAAGGGAAATTCCTAATTGAAAGCACCTACTCGCTAGGGACGAAAGTGACCCTCATCATCCCCACTACGAACCGGCTCATCAATTGA